The proteins below are encoded in one region of Epinephelus lanceolatus isolate andai-2023 chromosome 7, ASM4190304v1, whole genome shotgun sequence:
- the noa1 gene encoding nitric oxide-associated protein 1: MWTVFRVGVLRAGRTGWTGWTGWTGLRPPARRVPAAVSARCLTRQLSSRAGRREPSCTVDPQLEERFVFVECTDPEEDHHQEEKDFLHQLSLSSSSAPPPGPPAAPPPPQRNLRSLERQLQVLKGVSQREAEPDSLIQFHDVDFPLDESVVVAKKKKKKKKAAGKGEHKVYGTPDVDEPVSDTCCSGCGAILHCTDAAVPGYLPSEKYKVLLQEERLSSATCQRCHLLTHHHKALNLQMSSEQYRAVVKQLCPLKALVLLIVDLLDVPDSIVPDLPELVGTNKHIVVLGNKIDLLPGDSPNYLQRIKRQLSQYCQDAGFGSQVTDVHLISAKTGYGVEYLISSLQRSWKYKGDVYLVGSANAGKSTLFNTLLESDYCKSKASDVIHKATISPWPGTTLNLLKFPIINPTPYRMFKRQERLNATSRQTESELSEDERKTLRHFSKQGYLVGRVGRTFRSDIRSRDDEIEFDPDSLAFGENDDGDMTTAPGRSADEFTFNELKDAHWLFDTPGIIKEHDILGLLTEQEVMSVVPSQAVVPRTFVLKPSMSLFVGALARIDFLQGGKSCWFSVVASSRVPVHITSLEKADSIYEKHAGHVLLGVPQGGSERMKQFPALVPQEFRLEGRGYLEAAADVKLSSAGWVAVTAPADDQVVLRVHGPAAAGFSLRTPPLLPHIVSLKGERIKKSAAYKPMKPEGLVDGGLSARSAERLQVKKKKKKK; encoded by the exons ATGTGGACGGTGTTCCGGGTCGGTGTCCTCCGGGCCGGGAGGACCGGATGGACCGGATGGACCGGATGGACCGGGCTCCGTCCTCCGGCCCGCCGTGTCCCCGCCGCAGTGTCCGCTCGGTGTCTGACCCGGCAGCTGAGCAGCAGAGCCGGGAGGagggagccgagctgcaccgtGGACCCTCAGCTGGAGGAGAGGTTCGTGTTCGTGGAGTGTACAG ATCCAGAGGAGGACCACCATCAGGAGGAGAAAGACTTCCTCCATCAGCtgagcctctcctcctcctctgctcctcctcctggtcctcccgctgctcctcctcctcctcagagaAACCTGAGGTCTCTGGAGCGGCAGCTGCAGGTGTTGAAGGGCGTGTCCCAGCGGGAGGCGGAGCCTGACTCTCTCATCCAGTTTCACGACGTGGACTTCCCGCTGGACGAGAGTGTAGTCGtagcaaagaagaagaagaagaagaagaaggcggCAGGTAAAGGTGAGCATAAAGTCTACGGCACCCCGGATGTTGATGAGCCAGTGAGTGACACCTGCTGCTCCGGCTGCGGCGCCATCCTGCACTGCACCGACGCCGCCGTCCCTGGATACCTGCCCAGTGAGAAGTACAAggtgctgctgcaggaggagcGTCTGAGCAGTGCCACGTGTCAGCGCTGCCACCTGCTGACGCACCACCACAAGGCCCTGAACCTCCAGATGTCCTCTGAGCAGTACCGCGCCGTGGTGAAGCAGCTCTGCCCCCTCAAGGCTCTGGTGCTGCTCATTGTCGATCTGCTGGACGTCCCCGACTCCATCGTCCCCGACCTGCCCGAGCTGGTGGGGACCAACAAACACATCGTTGTCCTCGGCAACAAGATCGACCTCCTGCCCGGAGACTCGCCCAACTACCTGCAGCGAATCAAACGCCAGCTCTCCCAGTACTGCCAGGACGCCGGCTTCGGTAGTCAGGTGACCGACGTCCACCTGATCAGCGCCAAGACCGGGTATGGCGTCGAGTATCTGATCTCCAGCCTGCAGCGCTCCTGGAAGTACAAAGGTGACGTGTACCTGGTGGGCAGCGCCAACGCTGGCAAGTCGACGCTCTTCAACACGCTGCTGGAGTCCGACTACTGCAAGTCCAAAGCCTCTGATGTCATCCACAAGGCCACCATATCGCCGTGGCccg GGACGACTCTGAACCTGCTGAAGTTTCCCATCATCAACCCGACTCCGTACAGGATGTTCAAGAGGCAGGAGCGCCTGAACGCCACGTCGAGACAGACGGAGAGCGAGCTGTCAGAGGACGAGCGGAAGACACTGAGACACTTCAGCAAGCAGGGATACCTCGTGG GTCGTGTTGGCAGGACGTTCCGGTCTGACATCAGATCCAGAGACGATGAGATCGAGTTTGATCCCGACAGTTTGGCTTTTGGAGAAAATGATGACGGAGACATGACGACAG CTCCTGGCAGGTCAGCTGATGAGTTCACCTTCAACGAGCTGAAAGACGCTCACTGGCTGTTCGACACTCCGGGAATCATCAAGGAACACGAT atcCTCGGCCTGTTGAcagaacaggaagtgatgtcagtgGTTCCCTCTCAGGCCGTGGTCCCCCGGACGTTTGTGTTGAAGCCCAGTATGAGTCTGTTTGTGGGAGCTCTGGCCAGGATCGACTTCCTGCAG GGGGGGAAGTCGTGCTGGTTCTCGGTGGTGGCCTCCAGTCGTGTCCCAGTTCACATCACCAGTTTGGAGAAAGCCGACAGCATCTATGAGAAACATGCGGGACACGTCCTGTTGGGG GTTCCTCAGGGAGGGTCGGAGCGTATGAAGCAGTTCCCAGCGTTGGTTCCTCAGGAGTTCAGATTGGAGGGTCGAGGTTACCTGGAGGCCGCCGCTGACGTCAAGCTGTCGTCTGCAG gttGGGTGGCGGTGACGGCGCCAGCAGATGATCAGGTGGTGTTGAGGGTTCACGGCCCAGCGGCGGCAGGTTTCAGTCTGAGGACGCCGCCTCTTCTTCCTCACATCGTGTCCCTGAAAGGAGAACGCATCAAAAAGTCCGCCGCCTACAAACCCATGAAACCTGAGGGGCTGGTGGACGGAGGACTGTCAGCCCGCAGCGCAGAGAGGCTGCAggtaaagaagaaaaagaagaagaaatga